In Clostridium ljungdahlii DSM 13528, the genomic window TGATAGACCTCATAAAATACTCAAAGTTTGTTAAAAAATCTAGAGTAAGTATGGCAGTTGGCATATCTGTAGATGCTAAATATATGGCCAAAAGAATTAGCATGATAAAGAAATTTGAAAGAATTTCCCCTAAGGCTATTGTAAGCTCCATAATTGTATTCTGCTTTTGTATATTAATTATGCTTACTGAAGCAAAAATAAACAATGTGTTTTCACAAGATGCGTTAAATAAACAGATAACGTCCAAATATGTAGTAGATGAACTTGGAATAAATAGAATAGAGGATAATACAAGTTATCCTTATGAATGTGATCTTGAGGTTTTGGGAAACTGGAAATCTGTAGATATTGTTGATAATATATCTGATTTCAAAAAAGATAAGAGACAGTGGAAAGATAACATGTATATAAAAGAAATTAAATTTTTTAATGGAGGTGCTACAGATAAAAGCTGGTTAACGTGGACAAAAGGAATTGTAATTGATAAAAGTGATAAACTTTCTAGTGAATATGTAATAAAAAATATAGATGGAAAAATTTATATGTTTTTTAGGTGGAAAAATGGCGACTATGCATTTGGATGCAGAAAACCAGTTTACTACGTTTTGAAAAAGGTTTAAATGCATTATAGTTTCTAAGCAAAGAATAAATTTATACTCCAGATATTTTTACAACCCTCAGCTCGGTTAAATATTTTACTAAGACTTATATGCAAAATATTTAAATGAGCTTCATTATTGTAAAAATATGGCTGCATATAAATTTATTCTTAAGTTAGAATGGCTATATAGAGTTTGTAGCTTGAAATTTAAGTTTATACATGAAATTTGTCATTATATGATATTGTATAAGTTTAAATTTCAATTAGAAACTCTGTAAAAATTAATTATGGATAAAAGGAGAATTAAAGATGAAGAAAAAAATTTTAATCATTACGATTACAATTGTAATTTTACTTGCAATTGGAGGGGGCATTTTTGTAAAAAATGCTATGGAAGAAGGTGACCCTAAGAATTGGGGAATAAATCCTTCAAAAATTTCAGATATAGTAACAAACAGGGTTTTGCAAAAATGTAACTCAGATCTTGAGAGAATATATGGATTTCAAGATAAAGATATGTCTAAAAAGGATTTGTCACAGGTCTCTTTAGATGTTATTTCAAATATAAGCTTTGATAAGTCTACAAAGTGGCCTGAAAAAAGTAAACTTCCACAGGGATATGATCCAAATAAGTGGTTCGATGCTGGTAAGAATCCAGGACTGAATTTAAGCAAAATTCATGAAAAGGGAGTTACAGGTAAAGGAATCAGTGTAGCGGTTATAGATAAGCCAATAAGATCTACTCATAACGAATTTAAGGGTAAGATGAATTATTATAAAGTTGGTGATCATCAAACAAGTGCTCATTTTCATGGACTAGCTTGTGCTTCTATTTTAGCAGGTAAAACTTGTGGAGTAGCAAGTGGATCAAAATTGTATTACTTTGCAACTCCAGATTCAAAAGACAGACAGGAATATTATATGGAGGCTATAGATAAGATTATTGATGTCAATAAATCACTTTCTAAAAATGAAAAAATACGAATTGTATCTATATCTGATGGTGTAAGTAAACGGGGCAAATACTTTGATAAATGGCAGCAAACTATAAAGAGGGCAAATTCTAGTGGTCTTACGGTAGTGTATTCTAACTTACTTTATGATAGAAAATTTACATGGGGCGGATGTAATCCTTCAAAGGATAGAAATAATCCCCTAAATTATGAACTTAGTAAATACTTAAATGGAAGAAATATAGATAAATCCAATATAATTGTCCCAGGAGATTTTAGAACTACTGCTGGCAATAGTTCTGATAGTACTTATGTTTACTGGGGTGAAGGAGGATTTAGCTGGGCTATTCCTTATGTTACAGGACTTGCAGCTTTGGCATGGCAGGTAAATCCAAATTTAACGTTTGATCAAATATTAGATAAGCTTATAGAAACAAAGGCTACTACAGCAGAAGGTAGATATATAATTAATCCAGAAAAATTTATAAATTCAATATCTTAAATAAAATATATTAAAAGATGATTTCTATATTTATAGAAATCATCTTTTTGAGTTATGATAGTTCTTAAATTAACCCTAAATTTAATAAAAATTGATGTCAGAAAAGCGCACAGTAATGATCCTAAGATTATAGCAGAAGTTTCAGAAGATCTTGGCGAGCTAATGGTTGGAATGAATTAATCAATAGATTTGAAGAAAGAGGCTGGTAAGATGAAAATAGGTGTACTTGCATTTCAAGGAGGAGTAGTAGAACATATAAAACATTTAAAATCCTTGAATTGTGAAGATGTTGAAGTAAAAAAGTGTGAAGAACTAGATGATATTAGTGGTATCATACTTCCAGGAGGTGAAAGTACAACTATTGGTAAGTCACTCAAAAAAATGGGGGGGTTCCAAAAACTGAAAGAAAAAATAATAAATGGTCTTCCAGTATGGGGAACTTGTGCAAGAATGATACTTCTTGATAAGAATATAGAATATGTGTAACCAATATGCTAATTAGACTTTTATGTGATGCTATAATTAAAAAAGAGGACTTGCATACAGCTACAGCAAGTCCTTTGAAAGTTACCTTTTTATCTATTTAAGTGAGCTATTTATAGTCTTTTTTATGTTTAGAGCCAATGGATAGGCTTAGAAAAATTAGAATAACTAATGTTCCTGCAATGATTATAGTATTAGTGTTATTAGCAATCTTATTGCGACTTACCAAGAATGCTAAGTAACCAAGTGCAATCTGAAACAACCAGGAGAGAATCGGCTGACCTCCCCAAACTTTCATTAAAAATTTCAATACTTTTCCCTCCTATATTGTATTATGATATTTGTACAAACTGGATTTGAGAGAATTATAAAAAATTTTTTAGAAGAAGATAATAATTTTATGAATATTGTCTGATATACATAGTTAATACTCTTTATTAAGCCAAACTGACATTTGTCCATCATCACGGTTTCCCCATGCGTAGTATGGAATTAAACTCAATTTGGATTCATGCCAATCATATGGCTTATTTGATACTGTTGTATAGAGTAAATCATCTTTACTATCCTCATTTAGAACCTCAGCATCAACTTTAATAGTTCCTATTCCATTTAATAAATGATCATTATAATGATAACGTGCTTGTGCTTGTTCTTTTATGCGATATAACCACAATGGAGCAGAATTATCCATTTCTTCAGCACAATACACTATTGGGCCACGCTGAACTGCAACCTTGCCTAAGTCGTTCTTAACTCGGTTATTTGCTCGTATGAACTGGATGCACATGTCAAGGCTTAAATCAATTTGCATTTGTGATGATTCTACAAAAATGTATACAAAGCCGCTTTTCACAGGCAAGTTAACATCCTTCTTATTAACTTGAAGTTTGTAGTTACATTGTGACCAACTAGGAATACGAATACCAAACTTAAATTTATTTTCACCAGGGTTTTTTATTTTATAGCTAATATTTCCATCCCATGGGAAGTTGTTACTCTGTATAATAGAAATATTGTTATCAAAGTTAGCTTCATTAGATATAAATTGGTGAGAAAGAATAGTGGAACCATGAACAGTATAAATGTATTGATCAACGGAAGCTATTAAACGGGCAACATTACTTGGACAGCAAGCACAGCCGAACCAATCGGCACGTCGAGTTAAAATGTGTGATTTCCCTGGATTGCCTTTACTTGCTGTTGGATCTGCTTCCAATGGATTGACATAGAAAAAATGTTTGCCATCCAATGATATACCACTAAGTGATCCATTAAAGAGTTCCTTTTCCAAAATATCTCCATATTCACCTTCGGGCTCAATTTGAAGCATCTGCTTAGCAAAGAAAGTCATACCTACAGATGCACATGTTTCACCATACATAGTGTCATTTGGTAAGTCATAATCATATGTAAATGATTCTCCGGTAGTAGTAGATCCTATATTACCAGTGACATACATACGCTTTTTAACAATGTTATTCCAAAATCGTTTGCATACAGTTAATAAATCTTGATCGCCTGTTAATCGAGCAACATATGCAATACCAGTACATAGATATACTACACGAACTGCATGACCTTCAGCTGTTTCCTGATCTACAATTGGTTCTGCAGCTTGATAATAGCTCAACGGAAAATTTCTCATGCCTTCGATCAAGTCGTGATCAAATCCATCTTGTTCAATCTGATGATCAAAAAACTTAGGATCTTGTCCTCGTTGCTTCAAGAAATAGTATGCTAAATTCAGGTATTTTTTTTCATGTGTTAATTCGTATAAACGCGATAAAGCCAGTTCAATTTCAGGGTGACCATCATATCCAGGAATTTTTCCTTTTTCTAAGCCAAAATTGTTATCAATGCAATCTGCCATCTTACGAGCAATATTTAGAGCTTTCTCATTACCAGTAACTTGGTAGTAAGCTACTGCAGCCTCGATATAATGTCCCATTGTATATAATTCGTGTGACTGCTTTAATCTTTTGAATTTTCGCTCTGGAGCTTCAATCTGGAAATACGTAGACAGATAACCGTCGTATTCCTGTGCTTCGGCAATTAAATCAATTAATTTATCAGCTATTTGTTTCAAATCGTCATTTGGATGATAGCGAAGGGAGTATGCCACAGCTTCGAGCCACTTGTACACGTCGGTATCTTGGAAAGGAAAGCCGCTATGATGCCCCTTTATTTTGCTAGCGACAATTTTTAAATTAGCAATAGCATGGCTGTTTTTAGTTGTTCCATTTTTTTGAGGGTCATCAGCAATATGAATATTTGCTTCATCATTCATTACCGACCATTGATAAGGCAAAACTTCTTTGACAATTAGTTCTCGATAACGATTCCAAAACTCAGAGGTGATTTTAACATTATTTAATTCTAAATTAGTACAAGTTTGCATTTTTTCTACACTCCTTTTTGAATCACTCATTTACTGAGAACTTTTGGCTAGTGCGCCTTTTAGTTAAGTCTGCTTGAACAATAGGTTCATGTTCTTCATATTTTTTATACATAAGTAAAGGTATTATGTTGATAATGAAAATAATAATTGGTAACCATATAAATGAGAATTTAATTGCTGCTAACGAACCAGCTGTTTGAGCATGATCTGGAACATAATTAAACATTTTCATAATAATTGATGGAATAAATGATCCAAAGCCAGAACCCATTTTAATACAAAAAGAGCTTCCAATTGCGGTCAAAAATCCACTAGCTCGGATACCATTTTTCCATTCACCATAATCAACCGTATCACCTACCATTGCAAAGAACATTGTGCATGCTATTCCACTGCCAATACATGCTATACACCAGCCAACTAGCATTGCATCAACATTTTTTCCGACTAATGCCATTAGAAGCTGACCTATACAAGCTAAGATTAATCCTAATACCGTAGTTCCCCATTTTTTAAATAGTTTAACAATTATTGGTACAGAAGCCATGCCAATAACTTGAATAATTGTAAATCCATTAAAGACTGAAATTAGAGATTGATTATTCATATTGTATTGGAAATAGTAGGCTAGTGTAGAATTACGAGACATAAAACCTGTCCAATAAATTACATTGGCAAGCACGATTAGTACCCAAGGCCAGTTACATTTAGCAGCCTTAAAGCTTTGCTTAAGAGGAATTACTTTCTCGTGCTCAATATTTTTTTCACGCATGTCAGCAAAAGCAATTAATAGTAGTATAATTGCGACAATTGCATATATCAGAACAGCTAAAGACCAGCCTCTTTGCTTATTACTTCCCCCTAAATAGTTTGCTAAAGGTAAAATAAAGGTAATTGCAAAAAAGTTTCCGATATTTCCACCAACCATCCTGAAGGAATTTGCTATAGTTCGATCTTCTGAATTAGACGTTAAATTTGGCAAGACTGAGGTTATAGGAGTAGACATTCCCGTATAAGAGATACCTGCCAAGATATACATAACACCTGCATAGACTACCTTAGCTGTTCCTGAAAGATTAGGAGTAGTAAATAGTAGCCATACAAAAATAGCAAATGGAAAGCTCATCCACAAGAACCAAGGACGACTTTGTCCATATTTACTATGAGTGTGGTCAATGATAATTCCCCATATGGGAGCATCTAAAGCATCAAAGAATCTAGCAATAAGTAATAATATACCTGCTACACCAACTGATAAACCAAATACTTCAGTAAAGAAATAAAGTAGATAACTACTGATAATGCAGTACAACAGGTTACCGGACATATCTGTAAATGAGTATGTGATTTTACGGTGCAGTGGTAATTTATCATCCTGAGCCACTGTACCTTGACTGTTTTGAATAGTAGTCATTTTTTTAATATCCTCCTTTAAAAGTAATTTGTTACAATTTGAATTGTAACCCTTTCCAAATTTATTCTCAATGACTATAATAGTAATTATGGTGGACATTTCCGACTTTACAAAAAGAAAGGGTGTATGATTTATGTTTTACTATTCATTTTCTTTATTAGATCCGGTTTTATATTATAAAGGTGGAGAATTTTCAGCAGATATTCCTTGGCAGCATAATCCGATGTATCACAGAGGAGATTATGAAATTATAGTTTGTATGAAAGGAACATTTTATATTCAAGTAAAGTCTACTCGATATGTCATTAGACAGCATGATGTTCTTCTAGTTCCTCCGTTTTCCAAGATGTTTGGCTATCGTAAGTCAGCTTCACCTGTTGACTTTTACTGGCTGCATTTCTTTATCAAGAAAAAGCCTACTTTAATTTATGAAACTGGATTAGCCAGTAAGGTCTTTGGTATGTCTTCAGATTACTCAAGAAATTCAAATTTAGATGATCCGGTAATTCTTCCTTCACAATTTCATCTTCAAGATATGGGAAAGTTTATTATTCTAGTTCACCAAATATTAGATGTTTCTAGTAGAAATCGATATGGTCAACAAGAAAGTGATTATTTGATGACTGCATTTCTAATTGAATTAAGTAATCATTTTCTTAATCAATGTTTAGAACAAAAAGGGTATATAAATAAAATTGCTCGATTAAAAGAATGGATTCGTGCAAATATGTCTTCTGATTTAAATGTAAAACAAATAGCTGATGCAACACAACTTAACGCTGATTATTTAACTCGATTATTTAAACGTTATACAGGAATGACAACGTTACAGTACCTCACTAGATTAAAAATAGAAGTTGCTCAATTGCTTTTATTGCGTACTAATTTAACGGTTAAACAGATTTCAATTTATGCTTATTTTACAGATGAAAAGCTTTTTATGAGACGTTTTAAGGCACAAACTGGACTTACTCCAACTGAGTATAGGAATGCTTATACACACACACATCTAAACAATCCTCATATTGATCCCAAAATACCTGTGCCTAAACGAATAGAAGATAAAATTGATAATATAATTGATAATGTAAATGAAGGATTTACGGATACTAGTAAGTAAAATTAGAAGAATATTTAGGAACTATATTGTTTTTAATAAAAAGTATTGAAAATAATTTGAGAAAGAAATAATATAATATTATAGATTACAATTGTAATTATATTTTTAGGAAGAGTTACCATGACAAATATCCCAAAAATATCTGAATCAGAGTGGGAAGTAATGAAAGTTATATGGATTAAAAATCCTTGTTCTGCAAATGAAATAATAAAGCAGTTGGAAGATAGTACAAGTTGGAAGCCTAAGACAGTTAAGTCACTTATAAGCAGACTTTTAAAGAAAAATGTAATTGGATTTAATGAAGAGGTTAGAACTTATTATTATTATCCTTTAGTTGATGAAAAGTAATGTGTGAGACAGGAGAGGATTTAGACGATTTGAAAAAAATATTAAATGATAGGAATTAGAAGCTTATGTTTAAATTTGTTATTTTATATAAATGGGTTTTATATTTATCACTTCTAGCTAGTTTTTTAATATGTGAATAAGTTTAAAATTTTATATAAAGGAGATTTAGAAAATGAGGAAAAAAATTTTAATTATTACGATTACAATTGTAATTTTATTCGCAATTGGTGGAGGTATTTTTGTCAAGAATGTTATAGAAAGAAATAATCCAAAAAACTGGGGAGTTAATCCTTTGAAACTTCCTGATGTAGTTACAGATAAAGTTTTGCAAAAACATAATTCAGACCTTGAGGGTGTATATGGATTTCAGGGAAAAGATATGTCTAAAAAGGATTTGTCACAGGTTTCCTTAGATGTTATTTCAAATATAAGCTTTGATAAGTCTACAAAGTGGCCTCAAAAAAGCAACCTTCCAGCTGGATATGATCCAAACAAGTGGTTTGATATGGGTAAAGACCCAGGACTTAATTTAAGCAAAATTCATGAAAAGGGAATTACGGGAAAAGGAATAAGTGTGGCAGTGATAGATAAGCCGATAAGGTCAACTCATGATGAATTTAAGGGCAGGATGAATTACTATAAAATAGGAATACCTCAAACAAAGCCTCATTTTCACGGATTAGCTTGTGCTTCTATTCTAGCAGGTAAAACTTGTGGAGTAGCAAGTGAATCAAAATTGTATTATTTTGCAACACCTGATTTATGGATTAAATCAGCAGATTATATTAAGGCTGTGAATAAAATCATTGAAATCAATAAATCACTTCCTAAGAATGAAAAAATAAGAATTGTATCTGTATCAGATGATGTAGATAAGGATAATAAAAACTATAGCAAATGGCAGAAAACTTTAAAGAAAGCCAATTCTGAAGGACTTACAGTAGTACATGCAGATTTATTTAACAAGGAAAAGTTTAGCTTGGGTGGATGTGATGCTTCAAAGGATAGAAATAATCCGCTAAATTATAAGCTAAGTAAATTTTATTGGGATGAAAAGAAGATAGATAAGTCTAACATAATGGTTCCATTGGATTTTAAAACTACTGCTGATAATCGTTCTGATGCTGCCTATGTTTATTGGGGCGAAGGAGGAGTTAGCTGGGCGATTCCTTATGTTACAGGACTTGCAGCTTTGGCATGGCAGGTAAAACCAAATCTAACGTTTGATCAAATATTAGATAAGCTTATAGAAACAAAAACTACTACATCAGAAGGCAGATATATAATTGATCCAGAAAAATTTATAAATTCTATAGCTAAATAAATTATATTAAAAAATGATTTCTATATTTATAGAAATCATTTTTTTAAGTTATAATAGTTCTTAAATTAACCCTAAATTTAATAAAAATTGATGTCAGAAAATATATTGTATCTTCGTATTAATATGTGAGAAGCTTCTTAAGGAGGAAAAATGTGAAGATAGATGAAAATAATTTTATAGAACAGATAAAAAAGAAAAATCCCAAAGCTATTGAATTTGTAGTGGATAAATATAGTAATTTGGTATTTAAGATAGTGCTCACAGTGTTGAATTCTAAGTTTGAATCACAGCATTCGGAAGAATGTGTAAATGATGTGTTTTGGGCTGTGTGGAACAATATTGAAAGCTTTGACAACGAAAAGGGAAACTTTAAATATTGGATTACAGCTATAGCAAAGTATAAATCTATAGATTGTAAAAGAAAACTTTTTAGCAAAGGTACAGATAAAAGTATAGATGATTACAGACTTGAGGATGAACTTAATGTAGAAAATGAATTGATATCAAGGGAAAATAAGGAGGAACTTTTAAAGGCTTTAGATATTATGAAACCTCAGGACAAGGAGATATTTGTGAGAAGGTATTTTCTATATGAAGGAATAGAAAACATAGCAAAGAGCTTTGGAGTTGATAGGAGCTTAATTGACAAGAGACTTTCAAGGGGACGTAAATTTTTGAAAGAAAAACTTATAGTCTTGAAGGGAGAAATATTATGAATATGAATGATTTTAATATGGAAGAAAAAGATATATATAAATTGTTTAACGATGTAAAGATTGAAGAAAGCGAGTTTGATCCTATGGATGAAGAAGTTACTGATATAGAAAAACAGAAGATAAAGAAAAATTTAAAGAAAAGAATAAAAGGTCAGAGAAAATTTAAAGCATTAAAATATTTTTCTATAGCAGCAGCATTAGGTTTGATATGTACTATAGGTATAGGTACTATTTCTCCAGCCTTTGCAGAAAATATTCCAATTTTAAATTCT contains:
- a CDS encoding S8 family peptidase; translated protein: MKKKILIITITIVILLAIGGGIFVKNAMEEGDPKNWGINPSKISDIVTNRVLQKCNSDLERIYGFQDKDMSKKDLSQVSLDVISNISFDKSTKWPEKSKLPQGYDPNKWFDAGKNPGLNLSKIHEKGVTGKGISVAVIDKPIRSTHNEFKGKMNYYKVGDHQTSAHFHGLACASILAGKTCGVASGSKLYYFATPDSKDRQEYYMEAIDKIIDVNKSLSKNEKIRIVSISDGVSKRGKYFDKWQQTIKRANSSGLTVVYSNLLYDRKFTWGGCNPSKDRNNPLNYELSKYLNGRNIDKSNIIVPGDFRTTAGNSSDSTYVYWGEGGFSWAIPYVTGLAALAWQVNPNLTFDQILDKLIETKATTAEGRYIINPEKFINSIS
- a CDS encoding glycoside hydrolase family 127 protein, with amino-acid sequence MQTCTNLELNNVKITSEFWNRYRELIVKEVLPYQWSVMNDEANIHIADDPQKNGTTKNSHAIANLKIVASKIKGHHSGFPFQDTDVYKWLEAVAYSLRYHPNDDLKQIADKLIDLIAEAQEYDGYLSTYFQIEAPERKFKRLKQSHELYTMGHYIEAAVAYYQVTGNEKALNIARKMADCIDNNFGLEKGKIPGYDGHPEIELALSRLYELTHEKKYLNLAYYFLKQRGQDPKFFDHQIEQDGFDHDLIEGMRNFPLSYYQAAEPIVDQETAEGHAVRVVYLCTGIAYVARLTGDQDLLTVCKRFWNNIVKKRMYVTGNIGSTTTGESFTYDYDLPNDTMYGETCASVGMTFFAKQMLQIEPEGEYGDILEKELFNGSLSGISLDGKHFFYVNPLEADPTASKGNPGKSHILTRRADWFGCACCPSNVARLIASVDQYIYTVHGSTILSHQFISNEANFDNNISIIQSNNFPWDGNISYKIKNPGENKFKFGIRIPSWSQCNYKLQVNKKDVNLPVKSGFVYIFVESSQMQIDLSLDMCIQFIRANNRVKNDLGKVAVQRGPIVYCAEEMDNSAPLWLYRIKEQAQARYHYNDHLLNGIGTIKVDAEVLNEDSKDDLLYTTVSNKPYDWHESKLSLIPYYAWGNRDDGQMSVWLNKEY
- a CDS encoding MFS transporter; translated protein: MTTIQNSQGTVAQDDKLPLHRKITYSFTDMSGNLLYCIISSYLLYFFTEVFGLSVGVAGILLLIARFFDALDAPIWGIIIDHTHSKYGQSRPWFLWMSFPFAIFVWLLFTTPNLSGTAKVVYAGVMYILAGISYTGMSTPITSVLPNLTSNSEDRTIANSFRMVGGNIGNFFAITFILPLANYLGGSNKQRGWSLAVLIYAIVAIILLLIAFADMREKNIEHEKVIPLKQSFKAAKCNWPWVLIVLANVIYWTGFMSRNSTLAYYFQYNMNNQSLISVFNGFTIIQVIGMASVPIIVKLFKKWGTTVLGLILACIGQLLMALVGKNVDAMLVGWCIACIGSGIACTMFFAMVGDTVDYGEWKNGIRASGFLTAIGSSFCIKMGSGFGSFIPSIIMKMFNYVPDHAQTAGSLAAIKFSFIWLPIIIFIINIIPLLMYKKYEEHEPIVQADLTKRRTSQKFSVNE
- a CDS encoding AraC family transcriptional regulator, with protein sequence MFYYSFSLLDPVLYYKGGEFSADIPWQHNPMYHRGDYEIIVCMKGTFYIQVKSTRYVIRQHDVLLVPPFSKMFGYRKSASPVDFYWLHFFIKKKPTLIYETGLASKVFGMSSDYSRNSNLDDPVILPSQFHLQDMGKFIILVHQILDVSSRNRYGQQESDYLMTAFLIELSNHFLNQCLEQKGYINKIARLKEWIRANMSSDLNVKQIADATQLNADYLTRLFKRYTGMTTLQYLTRLKIEVAQLLLLRTNLTVKQISIYAYFTDEKLFMRRFKAQTGLTPTEYRNAYTHTHLNNPHIDPKIPVPKRIEDKIDNIIDNVNEGFTDTSK
- a CDS encoding BlaI/MecI/CopY family transcriptional regulator; the protein is MTNIPKISESEWEVMKVIWIKNPCSANEIIKQLEDSTSWKPKTVKSLISRLLKKNVIGFNEEVRTYYYYPLVDEK
- a CDS encoding S8 family serine peptidase, whose amino-acid sequence is MRKKILIITITIVILFAIGGGIFVKNVIERNNPKNWGVNPLKLPDVVTDKVLQKHNSDLEGVYGFQGKDMSKKDLSQVSLDVISNISFDKSTKWPQKSNLPAGYDPNKWFDMGKDPGLNLSKIHEKGITGKGISVAVIDKPIRSTHDEFKGRMNYYKIGIPQTKPHFHGLACASILAGKTCGVASESKLYYFATPDLWIKSADYIKAVNKIIEINKSLPKNEKIRIVSVSDDVDKDNKNYSKWQKTLKKANSEGLTVVHADLFNKEKFSLGGCDASKDRNNPLNYKLSKFYWDEKKIDKSNIMVPLDFKTTADNRSDAAYVYWGEGGVSWAIPYVTGLAALAWQVKPNLTFDQILDKLIETKTTTSEGRYIIDPEKFINSIAK
- a CDS encoding sigma-70 family RNA polymerase sigma factor, producing the protein MKIDENNFIEQIKKKNPKAIEFVVDKYSNLVFKIVLTVLNSKFESQHSEECVNDVFWAVWNNIESFDNEKGNFKYWITAIAKYKSIDCKRKLFSKGTDKSIDDYRLEDELNVENELISRENKEELLKALDIMKPQDKEIFVRRYFLYEGIENIAKSFGVDRSLIDKRLSRGRKFLKEKLIVLKGEIL